In a single window of the Cryptococcus tetragattii IND107 chromosome 1, whole genome shotgun sequence genome:
- a CDS encoding chaperone DnaK → MLSLSRTLRSTQAINPLRSVARTTSPLLASKRFNSGKVSGPVIGIDLGTTNSCVSIFEGGAPKVLENSEGARTTPSVVAFTKDGERLVGQPARRQAVVNGENTIFATKRLIGRKFKDAEVQKDIKNVPYKIVAHTNGDAWVEARGEKYSPSQIGAFVVNKMKDTASAYLGKPVKHAVITVPAYFNDSQRQATKDAGSIAGLEVLRVINEPTAAALAYGLDKSESSVIAVYDLGGGTFDISILEMQKGVFEVKSTNGDTHLGGEDFDIALVNHILAEFKKETGIDVSGDRMAIQRIREAAEKAKCELSSAGATDISLPYITATAEGPQHINLNLTRARFESIVKPLVDRTIEPCKKALSDAGVKASEINDVILVGGMSRMPKVIETVKSTFGREPSKGVNPDEAVAIGASIQAGVLAGNVTDILLLDVTPLSLGIETLGGVFTRLINRNTTIPTKKSQTFSTAADGQTAIQVKVYQGERELVRDNKLLGDFQLTGLPPAPKGVPQIQITFDIDADGIVNVSAIDKATNREQSMTIASSSGLSDNEIEQMVADSEKYAEADKARRLVIEEANKGESFVVDTEKSMTEFEAQLDAAEREKVKKLLAELREIAAKGAAGDASVKADDIRQALDAAQQASLGLFQKVYEKRNAESRDNNTESSESSQSTEGEKKQ, encoded by the exons atgctctccctctctcgAACACTCCGATCCACTCAGGCTATCAACCCCCTCCGAAGCGTCGCT AGGACGACTTCCCCCCTCCTCGCTTCCAAGCGATTCAACAGTGGCAAGGTTTCTGGTCCTGTGATTGG TATCGATCTTGGTACTACCAACTCTTGTGTTTC TATCTTCGAGGGTGGCGCTCCCAAGGTGCTTGAAAATTCTGAGGGTGCCCGAACAACTCCTTCCGTCGTTGCTTTCACCAAGG ATGGCGAGCGTCTCGTTGGTCAGCCTGCAAGGCGACAGGCGGTCGTTAACGGCGAAAACACCATTTTTGCCACTAAGCG ATTAATTGGACGAAAGTTCAAGGACGCCGAGGTCCAAAAGGACATCAAGAACGTTCCATACAAGATCGTCGCTCACACCAACGGTGATGCCTGGGTTGAGGCTCGTGGCGAGAAGTACTCTCCCTCTCAGATCGGTGCTTTCGTTGTCaacaagatgaaggacaCTGCTTCTGCGTACCTCGGCAAGCCGGTTAAGCATGCTG TTATCACTGTCCCTGCTTACTTCAACGACTCTCAGCGTCAGGCTACCAAGGATGCTGGCTCTATCGCTGGTCTTGAGGTTCTTCGTGTCATCAACGAGCCTACCGCTGCCGCTCTTGCCTATGGTCTCGACAAGAGCGAGTCCTCCGTGATTGCTGTCTACGACTTGGGTGGTGGTACTTTCGATATCTCCATTCTTGAGATGCAGAAGGGTGTTTTCGAGGTCAAGTCTACCAACGGTGACACTCACCTTGGTGGTGAAGACTTCGACATCGCTCTTGTCAACCACATCTTGGCTGAgttcaagaaggagactgGTATCGACGTTTCTGGCGACCGAATGGCTATTCAGCGAATTAGGGAGGCTGCCGAGAAAGCCAAGTGCGAGTTGTCTTCTGCCGGTGCCACCGAcatttctcttccttacATCACTGCTACCGCGGAGGGTCCTCAGCacatcaacctcaacctcacCCGTGCTCGTTTCGAATCCATTGTCAAGCCTCTTGTTGACCGAACTATTGAACCCTGTAAGAAGGCTCTTAGCGACGCTGGTGTCAAGGCTTCTGAGATCAACGACGTCATTCTTGTTGGTGGTATGAGCCGAATGCCCAAGGTCATTGAGACTGTCAAGTCTACTTTCGGTAGGGAGCCTAGCAAGGGTGTCAACCCTGATGAGGCTGTTGCCATCGGTGCCTCCATCCAGGCCGGTGTCCTTGCCGGTAACGTTACCGacattctccttcttgatgtcacccctctttcccttggTATTGAAACCCTCGGTGGTGTCTTCACTCGTCTCATCAACCGAAACACTACTATCCCCACCAAGAAGTCTCAGACTTTCTCCACAGCCGCCGACGGTCAGACCGCCATCCAGGTTAAGGTCTACCAGGGAGAACGAGAGTTGGTTCGAGACAACAAGCTTCTCGGTGACTTCCAACTCACCGGCCTTCCTCCTGCGCCCAAGGGTGTTCCTCAAATCCAGATTACCTTCGACATTGACGCCGATGGTATCGTCAACGTTTCTGCGATTGACAAGGCTACCAACCGTGAGCAGTCTATGACTattgcttcttcttccggtCTTTCCGACAACGAGATTGAACAAATGGTTGCCGACTCTGAGAAGTACGCCGAGGCGGACAAGGCCCGACGACTCGTCATTGAGGAGGCCAACAAGGGCGAGAGTTTCGTCGTCGACACTGAGAAGTCGATGACCGAATTTGAGGCTCAGCTCGACGCTGCTGAGCGggagaaggtcaagaagcttTTGGCCGAGCTTAGAGAGATCGCCGCTAAGGGCGCCGCTGGTGACGCCAGTGTCAAGGCCGATGACATCCGACAGGCTCTTGACGCTGCTCAGCAGGCTTCTCTCGGTCTTTTCCAAAAG GTCTACGAGAAGCGAAACGCTGAATCTCGCGACAACAACACCGAGTCTTCCGAATCTTCCCAGTCTACCgagggtgagaagaagcaatAA
- a CDS encoding pyridoxal kinase, with amino-acid sequence MSTIEQKEAYQDGGRILSIQSHVVSGYVGNRAATFPLQTLGYDVDVINTVQFSNHTGYGFTDGHKTSPDELAAIFNGMAINGLLTHSRILTGYIPSAQALGVVADRIRRMKTDNPSLIYLLDPVMGDIGTGLYVSRDVVPIYREMLNMATIITPNQFEVELLSGIAITSLETLQKALKKLHTFNQLPHIAFSSIPLPISIVESLSLPAPPPSYTRLLPQPLPPWYDAVGTAAPDDEVLVCFASSWSDGQMETYAFALPTIRGYFSGVGDLFSAMVLAHFKDPKAKTNLPPLPWAVSKALLTVQQILLQTHVHSLAQAEVVGAATPRPLHHPSDPLSADSVIPSDTELDALKPSNPKDPKRKARRMRLRELRVVQERALIQDGGEGWPGKKMDWTYISEQFEK; translated from the exons ATGTCGACTATTGAACAGAAAGAAGCGTATCAGGATGGAGGGAGGATACTTTCTATCCAATCTCATGTGGTTTCAGGCTATGTTG GCAACAGGGCCGCCACTTTTCCATTGCAGACTCTAGGTTATGATGTGGATGTGATCAACACTGTTCAGTTCTCCAACCATACAG GTTACGGTTTCACGGATGGACATAAAACCTCACCTGACGAGTTGGCTGCCATATTCAATGGCATGGCTATCAATGGACTACTCACGCACTCTAGGATACTTACAGGTTATATACCAAGTGCTCAGGCGCTTGGGGTGGTCGCAGACAGAataaggaggatgaagacagACAACCCGTCTCTTATATATCTTCTTGATC CCGTCATGGGAGACATTGGGACAGGTCTGTATGTATCCAGGGATGTAGTCCCTATATACAGAGAAATGTTGAATATGGCTACGATCATAACACCAAACCAGTTTGAAGTGGA GCTTTTATCGGGGATCGCGATCACTTCTCTAGAGACATTGCAGAAGGCCCTTAAAAAGCTACATACTTTCAATCAGCTGCCCCATATTgctttttcatccattccccttcccaTCTCTATTGTCGAGTCACTTTCCCTGCCAGCTCCACCTCCCTCATATACTCGTTTGCTTCCgcaacctcttcctccatggTATGATGCCGTTGGGACAGCTGCCCCTGACGATGAGGTCCTTGTTTGCTTTGCCAGCAGCTGGTCTGATGGTCAAATGGAAACATATGCTTTTGCTCTTCCTACCATCAGAGGTTATTTCTCAGGAGTAGGAGACCTTTTTTCAGCCATGGTTTTGGCTCATTTCAAGGATCCTAAAGCCAAAACgaatcttcctcctcttccctggGCTGTTTCAAAAGCGTTGTTAACTGTGCAACAAATCCTTCTACAAACTCACGTCCATTCACTCGCTCAAGCAGAGGTCGTTGGGGCTGCAACACCGCGCCCACTGCATCACCCCTCTGATCCCTTATCTGCTGATTCAGTCATACCTTCCGATACAGAGCTTGATGCTCTCAAACCTTCGAATCCTAAAGATCCCAAGAGAAAGGCTCGAAGGATGAGATTACGGGAGTTAAGAGTGGTGCAGGAGAGAGCACTAATTCAGGATggcggagaaggatggcCAGGGAAAAAAATGGATTGGACATACATATCTGAACAATTTGAAAAATAG
- a CDS encoding lipoyl synthase, mitochondrial: MVKLPSAARIRSLATAPATATRAFATVNPTSPASQPAKSNRRFEKLDDGLTFDDFLSGEVPPENERVVLGNTKQPRLPSFLKHPIATGASYSGIKKELRGLGLHTVCEEAKCPNIGECWGGGKGNATATIMLMGDQCTRGCRFCSVKTSKTPPPLDVHEPENTAEAISRWGLGYIVLTSVDRDDLVDGGAAHIASTISKIKQKAPNILVEALTPDFATKGVEVIHTVAASGLDVFAHNVETVERCTPFVRDRRAGFSQSLKVLEEAKKGARAAGREILTKSSIMLGVGEMEEEIHETLRRLRESDVDVVTFGQYMRPTKRHMKVDRYVEPEEFAKWKEVAEGMGFLYVASGPLVRSSYKAGEFFIENVLKKRRAAAAEHAASQLSTQPPSEVAAKV, encoded by the exons ATGGTAAAGCTCCCCTCAGCAGCTCGCATTCGATCCCTCGCTACCGCGCCCGCCACTGCAACCAGGGCGTTTGCTACTGTCAACCCGACCTCTCCTGCCTCTCAGCCTGCAAAGTCCAATCGACGTTTCGAAAAGCTCGACGATGGGTTGACTTTCGACGACTTTTTGTCAGGCGAAGTTCCCCCAGAGAATGAGCGTGTGGTTCTGGGTAACACGAAACA ACCTCGTTTGCCATCTTTCCTCAAGCATCCGATCGCCACTGGCGCGTCCTACAGCGGTATAAAAAAGGAGCTTCGTGGATTAGGATTGCACACTGTGTGTGAAGAAGCCAAATGCCCCAACATTGGCGAATGCTGGGGTGGCGGTAAAGGAAATGCGACGGCGACGATTATG TTGATGGGTGATCAATGTACAAGAGGATGTCGATTTTGCTCTGTCAAGACTTCCAAGACGCCTCCTCCACTGGACGTCCATGAGCCCGAGAATACTGCTGAAGCAATCAGCCGATGGGGACTTGGCTATATCGTGTTGACAAGTGTTGATCGAGATG ACCTGGTTGATGGCGGTGCCGCCCATATCGCTTCTACCATTTCCAAAATCAAGCAAAAAGCACCCAACATTCTCGTTGAAGCCCTCACTCCCGATTTCGCTACAAAGGGCGTTGAAGTCATCCATACCGTTGCTGCATCTGGTCTTGATGTCTTTGCTCATAATGTTGAGACTGTTGAAAGGTGTACCCCATTCGTACGAGACAGGCGGGCAGGGTTCAGCCAGAGTTTAAAggtgttggaagaggcCAAGAAGGGTGCCCGAGCCGCGGGCAGGGAGATTTTGACAAAGAGCAGTATCATGCTGGGTGTcggggagatggaagaagaaatccACGAAACGTTAAGAC gATTACGCGAGTCTGACGTTGATGTTGTCACCTTTGGTCAATACATGCGACCAACAAAGCGACACATGAAGGTGGACCGATATGTCGAACCTGAAGAGTTTGcgaaatggaaagaggttGCCGAGGGGATGGGATTCTTGTATGTGGCCAGTGGACCTCTTGTTAGATCAAGTTACAAG gCTGGTGAATTCTTTATCGAAAATGTACTTAAAAAGCGACgtgccgctgctgccgaGCACGCTGCTTCCCAACTGTCTACCCAGCCACCATCCGAGGTCGCTGCCAAAGTGTAA